gtgctgtgatgagcggataatttgtacgctttttgcaattatttttagtatgtttctagtatgttttagttagtttttagtatatttttattagtttttagttaaaattcacttttctggactttactatgagtttgtgtgtttttctatgatttcagatactttctggctgaaattgagggacctgagcaaaaatctgattcagagactaaaaaggactgcggatgctgttggattctgacctccctgcactcaaagtggattttctggagctacaaaagcccaattggcgcgctctcaatggctttggaaagtagacatcctgggctttccagtaatatatgatagtccatactttgcccaagatttgatggctcaaaccggcgttcaaagtcaccatcagaattcccagcgttaaacgccggaactggcacaaggatgggagttaaacgcccaaactggcataaaagctggcgtttaactccaagaagagtctctacacgaaaatgcttcaatgctcagcccaagcacacaccaagtgggcccgaaagtggatttttatgtcatttactcatctctgtaaaccctaggctactagttctctataagtaggaccttttactattgtattttcatcttggtatcttttgatcttttgatctttggaatcttttgatcactttagatctcttgatcacgtttggaggctggcctcacggccatgcctagaccttgttcttatgtattttcaacggtggagtttctacacaccatagattaaggtgtggagctctgctgtacctcgagtattaatgcaattactattgttcttctattcaatcctgcttgttcttgttctaagatatcacttgttcttcaacttgatgaatgtgatgatccgtgacactcatcatcattctcacctatgaacgtgtgcctgacaaccacctccgttctaccttagattgagtggatatctcttggattctttaaccggaatcttcgtggtataagctagaattgatggcggaattcaagaggatccggaaggtctaaaccttgtctgtggtattctgagtaggattcaatgattgaatgactgtgacgagcttcaaactcgcgattgtggggcgttagtgacagacgcaaaagaatcactggattctattccgacatgatcgagaaccgacagctggatagccgtgccgtgacagggtgcgttgaacatttccactgagaggatgggaggtagccactgacaacggtgaaacccttgcatacagcttgccatggaaaggagtaagaaggattggatgaagacagtaggaaagcagagagatgaaaggaacacagcatcttcatacgcttatctgaaattcccaccaatgaattacataagtatctctatctttatctttatgttttattcatcatccattaccatttgagtttgcctgactaagatttacaaggtgaccatagcttgcttcataccaacaatctctgtgggatcgacccttactcgcgtaaggtttattacttggacgacccagtacacttgctggttagttgtgcgaagttgtgtttatgccatggtattgaacaccaagtttttggattcattaccggggattatttgagttgtgaaaagtattgatcacaatttcgtgcaccaatgaccTACCCTCCAGGTCGGTAACTGGCTTTGATGACCTGGCTAGAAAATTTTTAACCATATTCTCTATCCAAAAGGATAAAACAAAGCACTCCTCGAGCTTGCTGGGAGTCAAGCAAGAGGTCGGAAAAACCCTCCGAGACTACATGAAAAGGTTCAACAAGGCATGCTTGGAGATTCAGAATTTGTCCACTGAGGCCATCATCATGGCATTAGTCAACAACCTTAGAGAAGGGCTATTCACTCGGTTCATATCCATGTGGCACCCAATTTCCCTGAACAAAGTCCAAGAAAGggcaaaaaaatatatcaatatggaGGAGAATTTCCCACTCAAAAAACCTTTTCCACGACCAAATCTTCCCTATTAAGCTcgagaaaaggaaaaagagcttaagaagaaggaagaacaaCACTTAGAAAAGCTCCGATgataccacagctacactcccctTAGAGTCTCTCTAGTGGATGTTTACAAAGAGATATGCCACACAGAGAAGCTTCCACCTCCTTGTCCGATCAAATATAAAAAGGCAGGAAGTCGGAtagaatactgtgagtatcataAACTCTATGTAcattccaccaatgaatgctatgaattaaagaatgtcatagaaaaattggcCAGAGAAAGCTGATTAGAAAGATACCTAGCTGATAGATCGGGCGACCTGAGGAAGagaaaaaagggaagaagaTAAAGGACGACAAGAACTTCTACCTCAGACCCCCCTCCAAAACAACACATAGACATGATAAATGGAGAATTTGTTGGAGAAGGAATGACAAAGTCATTACAGAAAAGGCATCTCAACGAGGTATACCAAATCGGGGAGGAGAATAGGCTGCCCGATTTACCTACTGATGAAGCGGTATCTGTCGGTCTAGATTTTATCAACAAAGATTATGTCATAGTATAGTCCTAAACCGACGAATAACCCCTcgatcaaatttttaatatggtTATCATAGATTTAACCCCAATAAAAAGTAACCGAGAGTAATGGTCTCGGGTCGTCCTCAAGAGAATGGGCAAGCATGTGTATCAATATTGGTTAGAATTCCAGGGTTGAAAGGTATATGAGCAAGAATTTAAACTACTAAAGCTTAGCATGAAAGAAACTTAAAGTGTAAGAAACTAAATCAAAGCAATTAAAGCAAGGTATAAGTAAGTGCAATCTAACAAGATGACATATAAATCTACTTCTATTCTAGAACTAAGTAAACAACCAAACTAACTATAACAAGAATCAAGTAATTGGGATTTTTGGGTTTCAAAtatgaattataaaaaagattCTTGGCTAAGGCATAGAAATTGGGATCACCATTTTTGTCTAATAACCAtatattgacaattatgaggaacCAAGTCAATCAAGTCTACTTCTACAAGTGAAGTATGTCAAATAGGCTTGATCAACTTCAACTCATAAGTCCTAATCTAACTATCAATTGGCTTAGTAGTAGATTAGTGTCAATGGGTATCAATTTGACCAACAAGGGTTCTTAAATTACCAATTCAattagacccaatgactcaaggtcacccaattcccttagcctaggccaGGAGTATAGAAaactactccataatcaaaggaaacatttcatcaaacacatggtaGGCACTAAATAAAGAcatatttaaattgaaaaattaactAGAAATTACAATTACCCATTAACAATTATCAATAGAAAGCAACTCAAGTAACACTATAAACATTAATGCACTAAtagaaattcaaaatcaataaagtttataaaatcagaagaaaagggaaaataacaagaaaacacaATTCCAACAcaagatctaaacaaaattATGACTAGAGAACTAAGGTTAAGTAATTGAAACTAGAATTAACAAGAACCACATCAGAAATTCAACAaagaaagatcaaaacaaactaaaacctagagagaagtaagagtttctctctctaagaAACAAGAACCAAAAACTAGATAAAATTATGTGTAGGTTGTGTTTGATTGATTCCCCCATTCTCCCATCACTTCTTGGGTCTTTTCCATTCAGAATcaagttggatttgggcctggagTCTCTTAAAAATAACCAGCCACGTTTTCCATTAGTGAGTCACGTGCTGGgtgtcacgcgtgcgcgttggccacgcgtgcgcgtcataaGAGCTCCACCGGCCATGCGTACTTCAAGCGTGCGTGTCAGCCAATGCTGCACTATGCCACGCATACATGTcattcacgcgtgcgcgtcggtaCCAACTTTTCCAAAGCTGTATTCTTCATGttctttccacttttgcatACTTCCTTTCCATCTTCTAAGCCATTCTTACCCTATAGATCCTGAACCCACTTAATAAACacatcacggcatcgaatggtaatagaaGAGGATTAAAATTTAGCATTTTTAAGGTTAAATAAGCATGTTTTAAACTATGAAGAACAATTAGGAAGGAATcacaaaaacatgcaatttatatgaataagtgtgaaaaATGTTGATAAAACCCACCAATTctacacaagataaaccctaaaattgGGGCTTATCAAaactccccacacttaaactaagcatgtcctcatgctaagaaTTAAAAGACCAAAGAACATAGGAGAATGAGAATTATGAAATGCAATTTACCTACATGGATGCAACTAATGCAAATGCTTTTACCCATTTGGTTAAAGTAAATCAATCTCCCAAGAGCATATGTGAACACATAGGGCTAAAAATAGTGTGATGATGAGTAAACTCCACTAATCTAAACTCCAAAATAAAGTATGAGTGAACTTGCAAGATAAAAGCTTGTGAAAGTGGAGAACATGATATCGAGCGTCGAAACCTCACCGAAAGTGTATATGCACTCTCGTCACTCAAGGGTTTGAGGGTTGATTCTCTTGATTCTCATTTAATATTGCTTTCCAaggcttgttcttcttctaccaatcaacataTGTTCAATGCttaaatacacatatcaagaggtcttttcaagggttgtaatggggttagggtcaatgTAGGGTTGTATTTGAttaagtggactagaatttgaatctttgattaacctaaacttcccacctaacctaagACAATTCCTATAACTACAATGTAAAGCCTAACTACCCATTATTTACCCtttcttacatactcatgcatcctCCTTTTAAGTACAACCCATATGCATTGTCATTACCATTTTACTTTGGGGCCACTTTGTTcccttttattgctttctttctttttctctcttttttccttcattcatttttcatttttttgttgggggtattttgtcccctttttctTTCTATCTACACAAGACATTAATGCAAATGGTTTATGTAATAAATGCATGGATATGTACCcaaattcttttcaaattattttttaacaagACTCATGAGATGTCCAAATCACCCAATTAATGTTCCCAATCCTCAAGAtctttaaaaatacaaaaaattcacttttacCTCACCTAATGTTCCCAAGCTTTCCTATACTAAAATGATATATACTcccactagcctaagctaatcaaagatacaaatgaagtacatttattatttttcggtTTAAGGCTAGTAATATGCTAAATTTAAGAACAAAGGGGATTAACATAAGCGCAAAATCCTTCTCCTCCGGGTGCATCCTCAAGAAGATACACCTCCAATTCCTTTGGTGACTTATAACCATGATACTTTTTCACCCTATGGCCGTTCATTTTGAATGTTGCTCCACTTTGAGGGTGGAATAGCTCAACCACTCCGTAGGGCTTCACTTATTTCACTTTAAAAGGGCCATCCTACCTTGAACGGAGCTTTCCGGACATGAACCTAAGTCTTGAATTGTATTGAAGAACCTCATCACCCTCTTGAAAATCCTTCTTTCGGATATAGTGATCATGAAATGCCTTAATCTTCTCCTTATAGATCCTTGCATTCTCATAGGCTTCTATCCTAAGACATTCAAGTTCTTCTTATTACAACTTCCTTGCTATGCCCGCCTTGGTGAAGTCCATGTTGCATTGCTTAACcgcccaataggccttatgttcaatATCAACTGGGAGGTGACACGCCTTCCCACAGACAATCCGAAAGGGGCTCATCCATAACGGAGTCTTATAGGCCGTCCTATATGCCCACAAGGCATCTCATAACCGACAACTCCAATCCTTCCTTTGTGGATTCACCACTTTTTCCAAAATTCTCTTTATCTCTCGGTTGGATACCTCTACTTAGCCGTTAATTTGGGGGTGGTAAGCAGTTGCAACCTTGTGTAGTATCCTATATCGCTTGAGTAATGCTTCTATCTTCTTGTTGCAAAAGTGAGTACCTTGGTCGCTCATGATTGCTCGTGGCGACCCATAACGACATACAATATTGTTTCTAATGAAAGAAACCACAGTATTAGCATCATCAAGGCGGGCGAAAATCGCTTTCACCCACTTTGATACATAATCAACCGCCAATAGAATGTAAAGATATCCACTTGAGTTAGAAAATGCTGTCATAAAGTCTATGCCccatacataaaaaatttcacaaaaaagcattggttgttgaggcatctcatcttTTTGGGATGCATTTCCTGACTTCTGACATTAATGACATAACAAACAATATTGGCTTGCATCTTTGAACAATGtcggccaccagaatccacaatCTAAAACTTTTTTAGCTGTCCGTTGGGGGCAAAAGTGGCCACCACACTCGGATAAATGACAAAATTCAAGAATATATTGGAATTCCGACTCTAGAACACATATACGAATCACTTGATCCGCCCCCCGTTTCCACAAGTGAGGGTCATCCCAAATGTAGTACTTGAAATCACTCCTCAACTTGTCTCTTTgatgttttaaaaaattgagaGGGAAGACCTTGGCAACCAAGTAATTCGCCATAGGTGCAAACCAAGGAAGGCTATTCGAAATAGCATGCAAACCATCCAAAGGAAACGAATCATCAATCGGAAATTGGtcatatttatgattttcaAGGCGGCTTAGATGGTCCGCAACTAAGTTTTATGACCCACTTCGATCCCTAATTTCAACATCAAATTCTTACAAGAGCAAGATCCAACGAATGAGTCTAGGTTTAGATTCATTCTTTGTCAACAACTACTTTAAGATCGCATGATCCGTATACACCACTATTTTCGTGCCTAGCAAATATGATCTAAATTTGTCTAATGCATGAATAACCGCTAAAAGCTCTTTCTCCGTAGTGATGTAATTGGATTGCGCCGCATCCAATGTCTTAGAAGAATAAGCAACAATGTAAGGGAGTTTACCCTCGCGCTGTGCAAGCGCGGCACCCACAGCATGATTGGAGGCATCACACATAATTTCAAATGGTTGTGTCTAATCGGGTCCTTTTACAATGGGTGCTGTGGTAAGGGAATCCTGTAGCCTTTCAAATGCTTCCATGTAAGCATCATCAAACTCAAACTCCATATCTTTCTATAACAAGCGGGATAGTGGCAAGGCAATCTTGCTAAAATCCTTAATTAAGCACTTGTAAAACCCTGCATGTCCTAGAAAAGAGCGGACCtccctcacagaagaggggtGAGGCATACTAGTAATGACATCAACCTTGGCAGGGTCAACTGAAATGCCTTTATCAAAAACAACGTGTCTTAACACTATACTTTGTCTTAACAATTGCATTTTATAAACAATAATGAATCTCACCGGAGCATAAGGAAGAAAACAGAAACCACTAGATTTAgtcattattattataataataataacaataataatatagcTATATAAAATGGAGTATTATAATGTTACCAAATCAAATCAAGATATTGCTAAAAATAGATAGCATCACTGATCATCATCCCCCAACATCTCCATCACATGACTTTTTAACAActcatttcaaaaaaattcaactctttttttttcttaaagtAAAAAATTCGCTCTTTTTTTTCCATTAAATTTCGTTACCTAAACAGAAGAGAAAAGCGAGTACAGTGCAATGCACAGCAAAGTGAGCTAAGACGCAAAGCTGAGAGAGTAAAGTGCTCACCAGTTTGAACCTTAGCGACAGCATTCCTGAAGAAGCTAGAAACAGAACCGTCGGAGAGTGATTTCTCGGTGTCATGAAGACGATGTAAGGCCCGATTTTGCCGATGACTGGTGGCAGCGTAGATTCTGCATTGATAGGAGGCATTGCGGCGATAAAGAGATTAGAATCACAGCGGGCTtttgagaaagagaaaaagaaaagaaaagaaaagaaaaaaaagagacagAGCTAAAGACGAAGATAAAGAAAGAGGGAATGAGGAGTGGAGAGTGTagtgagagagagagtgagagagagagagagttgtgTGTTCACACTTTTCACACAAACTAAGTTGGGGGAATGGGGATGGGGGTTTGGTTGGATGTTTgatctttttcttctctttctatGTACTTTTCCACCTCATTCTTTTCTTCCCAATAACTCTTCCTTTTTCACtgctaattatttaattattttgttaattaaaccTTTAATTCACTTCTCCATTCCTAATTTCTAATGATTTTCATTCTCATTAAGACATTAACCTCTCCCAGGCCTCATAAAGTGTTTCACCATCTTGCTGTCTGAAAGTTTGTACCTCAGCTCTTAGTTTGTTGACTCTCTACGGAGGGTAGATTCTTGCTAGAAATTTGTTCACAACATCATCCCATGTAGTCAAGCTCTCCTTGGGAAATGCTTCCAACCACTTTGCTACCTTATCTctgagtgagaaagggaacaaAAGTAGCTTGTAGGTGTCAGGGTGTAcaccattggacttcacagtgtcacaaatcctcaagaatgtagtgagatgttggtttgggtcCTCTTGGGCACCTCCTCCATATGAACAATTATTCTGGACAAGTGTGACGagttgaggtttcaactcaaagttgttagcATGGATTGTTGGCTTCAGAATGCTGCTgccacagtttcctggatttGGATTGATGTAGGAGCCTAAGACTCTCCTCTCTTGCCCAACATGATTGCCAGCATCCTCTCCAACATTGTTATGCACCTCTTCCTCCATATTAGTTCTCAGATCTTCCTCCACTACTTCCTCTCCAACTATTCCTTtgcctcttgcttccctccttaatctaaggaatGTCCTCTTAGATTCACTATCGAAGGAGGATGAAGTTTCTCCccttctacctgtcatacatTCAACAAACAGCAAGTAGAGGACAAGTGAAGGAATCACTCTAGTTAAGATTAGTGGTTAGGTTGGTTGATGCAATTAATCAAACAGTTAGAAGAATGGGAATATGAACAATGAATAACTGAAatgatcaaattaaaaataaaacagaatggaaaagaagaaagttaaaagaagaataataaggtaattaaaatgcttaatctagctctccaatcaatttaatcattgtcaactttaaaccaatccccggcaacggcgccaaaaaactTGATGACCGGATTTTACTCcccataaaaaaaataatgaatccgttcttttggcaagtgcaccaaaattatcgtcaagtaataacccacaatggagtgggatcgtatccacagataTTGGTAGATTTGAGAAATTTTAATCaattggtgaattagtcaagctaaaCAGAATAGATTGTGATtgcagaattataaatgggCAGAAACATAAATGGCTCAAAGGTAaataaaagcaataaagtgcagaagaagaaatggcaataatgtaaagtgcagaaacataaatgacttaattgtaaatgggaagggggatttgcagaatgtaaagaaaGCTATAAAGAATGCGGAAGATAAGAATAGGGGAATTCACTGAAATCAGGAGATGTTGTCTCTTTTGGATTAAATCCAGCtcatatcctcttcaatcatgcaactcgttgacctcttggcaatcatgattgattgagccccaatcccttggtgactcaatctctcagatcttgatcaatagccaattctttggtctaattgctcatgaagagagatatgcttggtccctgattataccacacatcatcataggtccaagtagagggaggattatatgtcaccatatccaaacaccaaaacccaggtcctactcaagtgtgagaagggatttctagcatggtttcgtgtttccttttccaaggtcCCCTTGAAACCCATTTTgtattcaatctcttttccaagataattgaacactaGTCATTAAAACGAAATTCCTTCtggcaaatcaaagagaagatgaagagaagaagaaattaactatcattaatccatcaagtacaacagagctccctctctcaatgagagggaatttagctactcatagctcagaGAAAAGTACCAGAGATGGAAGAGATGATAAAGTGAAAAAAGTAAATCTAACTAAAAACTCCACTCCCCAACTTAGCTTCCTAACTGCTTAACCCCTTTCTCAGTACTTTTAGGGATTATTTATACTATTCCTAGCActagaaataaagaaaatacaaaagtgaaaaggaaaatataacttggagggaaaagaaactcaATAAACGTGATCTCCCAGCTGGCGTGTGATTGGCGCTTcagtggcgtgccacgcccagctctAAATCtggcttggcgtgccacacccaactcttcaagtggcatgccccaCCTTCATTTGCatccctggcgtgccacgccttcaagcccaagtggcacgcccagggttcTTTAAGCACATGTGTAGcatggcgtgccacgccttcgacctCAAGTGGCATGCCTAAGCCTTTTTAAAACCTTAGATAGCCTGATTTGCCACGCCTTTgacctcaagtggcacgcctaggccttctccttcttcttcttgcttctgGAAAGTTGAACTAGCATGGCATGCCCaaggtctggcgtgccacgcccattaTGTGTGCTTGGTCCTTTTCTTTGGAAAATtgaactagcgtggcacgcccagggtctggcgtgccacgcccatttGTGTGCTTGGTTCCTTcgctagcgtgccacgcccaagactcaagtggcacacccaggCCTTCTTCTTGTTGATTGGTGATGATGGCGTGCCATGCCTGAGACTTAAGTGGCACGGCTAAGTGAGAAATGGTggctggtgtgccacgcctttgacaccaagtggcacgcccatacAGTTGGCCTCCCATCTCCCTCTCTGGAAAATATAACTGGCAAGCCACGCCCAGCATCTTGCCTTGGTCCAataactggcgtgccacgccttgtccttcaagtggcacgcctaagtgaaATTCTagagctggcgtgccacaccttcgataccaagtggcacgcccggCTTTGCTTTAGCTTCCTTGAGTGTTGGCGTGCCACGTCTGgatgctcaagtggcacgccaaatGATTGGGCCTTTGTCTTCGTCTCTGGAAATTtgtactagcgtgccacgccttgatgctcaagtggcacgccccttttgtgtggctcttttaagcttggcgtgccacgcctggctctttaagtggcacgcccaagtgacttttgaagctggcgtgccacgccttcgataccaagtggcacgcccaggtgATGATCCCTTCTGGAGTGatgaactggcgtgccacgctccATGGCTCAAGTGCCACGCCCAGCCTAGCGTGCCATGCCCCTTTACTGGCCTTCATTATTGCTCTCTGGAAAACTACACTGGCATGCCATGCCCAgctcctggcgtgccacgcccatgtaATTGCTTGAGAGTCCCCTCTGGACTTCAACACCAGCATGCCACGCCCAGCTTCTGGCGCACCACGCCCATACAATTTTGTGGCGTTTATTCCAAGTCGCACGCCAGTTTCACACGCCCAgcttgttttgttgtttttcttccctttttgttGCTCTGtttcacctgaaattcagcACAACCCCATTTCAAAGtaatgtaccataatattcatcaatTAACTCATAAATTGCAATGATTAAATGAGATTATGCTCTTTTATGGTCCTTTTTAGACAAGAAAaaagggtagatgatgcaagtcatcacacCTCAACTGCTTTTCCTGTTCGACCCTTCTCTGGGTACACCTTCCCTTTTATAACCTTCTACGTAATGGCCGTGTTCAGCTCTTGGCCCAtggaaattataattttttgaaggtttaattactctattggtCCCTGTAGTTTcgcgaaattttcaattaagtccctatactttttttccttttagttGGGTCCTtgtaccaaattttttttttcaattgagtccctacactttttttccttttatttgagTCGCTATACCATTTTTTTTAGTTCGGTCCCTATAcaattaagccaattactaacAAGAAGGACCtgattgaaaaagaaatttggtgcagggacccaattaaaaagaaaaaaagtatagggacctaactGAAATTTTtgcgaaactatagggaccaacagatTAATTAAACCTTTTTTGAATAGTTAGTGGCATTATTTTACACCCACCTTTTATTAGTCACATTGGAAGGAGGAACCCTAGTGCGTGTCGAGACCCCTTATGGTTTGCCATCAACTGTGATCACTGTACGCATCTGTTAATTCACTGGAATGGTGGCGAGCTGCTAATTCTTTCCTCTGATTAATTTCTGCTTTAATCGAGCTTGCCTTAATTCCTCTTGGTTCACTATTTCCTTACTTTTTTTGTAAGAATCAAATGCTTTTACAGCAGAGGCATCGAAAAGAGCACTGCACTGTAGACATACGGTAACatttctttcttcctctctttgtcTCAGTAAGAAATCAAGCAAATCTTCTCTAGTTTTGGGATAGATCGGCCTTTCAACTTCAAACATGTCAATCTCAAATTGACTTTTATAGTTGACTATGTCGACAGCAGCATATTAATCGAAAATGTCATTTTCTTGGTATCAGCAAAGTTTGAGGGTACTTAGAACGGATCGGAATCCACCTTTGTTTACGGTTTCTCAGGGAATTGAGTCGAACATCCTCAATTTCCTTTTCCATCAAATTCCAGAAATGCACAAAATTATTAGTATAATATCTGGGAGTTTgatgaaatttaaaaaattttttatttttaatttcagaCACGGAAGGCATTCGTTTTCCTTCGGGAAAAACAAGTTGCTTATCTTTTAATAACATGTCGAATATCTGTTCTGCCTTAGTCAGGTCAAAAGAATAActtctttttcctgaaaaaagGAATTTATTTTTGGCTAGATTGAAGAAT
This sequence is a window from Arachis stenosperma cultivar V10309 chromosome 10, arast.V10309.gnm1.PFL2, whole genome shotgun sequence. Protein-coding genes within it:
- the LOC130956974 gene encoding uncharacterized protein LOC130956974 — protein: MANYLVAKVFPLNFLKHQRDKLRSDFKYYIWDDPHLWKRGADQVIRICVLESEFQYILEFCHLSECGGHFCPQRTAKKVLDCGFWWPTLFKDASQYYFMTAFSNSSGYLYILLAVDYVSKWVKAIFARLDDANTVVSFIRNNIVCRYGSPRAIMSDQGTHFCNKKIEALLKRYRILHKVATAYHPQING